The following proteins are co-located in the Paracoccaceae bacterium Fryx2 genome:
- a CDS encoding DNA-directed RNA polymerase subunit alpha, whose protein sequence is MIHKNWQELIKPTQLVVKPGADAARVATVIAEPLERGFGLTLGNALRRVLMSSLQGAAITSVQIDNVLHEFSSVAGVREDVTDIVLNLKGVSLKMEVEGPKRLTISAKGPGVVTAGDISESNGIEVLNRDHVICHLDDGADVFMELTVSQGKGYVAADKNRPEDAPIGLIPIDAIYSPVKKVSYEVQPTREGQVLDYDKLTMKIETDGSLTPDDAVAYAARILQDQLSVFVNFDEPESALRSDVEDGLEFNPLLLKKVDELELSVRSANCLKNDNIVYIGDLIQKTEAEMLRTPNFGRKSLNEIKEVLSGMGLHLGMDVEDWPPENIEDLAKRFEDQF, encoded by the coding sequence GGCAAGAACTGATCAAGCCGACGCAACTGGTGGTCAAGCCGGGTGCCGATGCCGCGCGCGTGGCAACCGTGATCGCCGAACCGCTGGAGCGGGGCTTCGGCCTGACGCTGGGCAACGCCCTGCGCCGGGTGCTGATGTCTTCGCTGCAGGGCGCCGCCATCACGTCGGTGCAGATCGACAACGTGCTGCATGAATTCTCGTCGGTCGCCGGGGTGCGCGAGGATGTCACCGACATCGTGCTGAACCTCAAGGGCGTCTCGCTGAAGATGGAAGTCGAAGGGCCGAAGCGCCTGACGATTTCTGCCAAGGGTCCGGGCGTCGTGACGGCCGGCGACATTTCCGAATCGAACGGGATCGAGGTTCTGAACCGCGATCATGTCATCTGCCACCTTGACGACGGGGCCGACGTGTTCATGGAACTGACCGTGAGCCAGGGCAAGGGCTACGTCGCCGCCGACAAGAACCGCCCCGAGGATGCGCCGATCGGCCTGATTCCGATCGACGCGATCTATTCGCCGGTGAAGAAGGTCAGCTACGAAGTGCAGCCGACCCGCGAAGGCCAGGTGCTCGACTACGACAAGCTGACGATGAAGATCGAAACCGACGGCAGCCTGACGCCGGATGACGCGGTGGCCTATGCCGCGCGCATCCTGCAGGACCAGCTTTCGGTCTTCGTGAACTTCGACGAGCCGGAATCGGCGCTGCGGTCGGATGTGGAAGACGGGCTGGAGTTCAACCCGCTGCTGCTCAAGAAGGTCGACGAACTGGAACTTTCGGTCCGCTCGGCCAACTGCCTGAAGAACGACAATATCGTCTACATCGGCGACCTGATCCAGAAAACCGAAGCCGAGATGCTGCGCACCCCGAACTTCGGCCGCAAGTCCCTGAACGAGATCAAGGAAGTGCTGTCGGGCATGGGCCTGCACCTCGGGATGGACGTGGAAGACTGGCCGCCGGAAAACATCGAAG